A stretch of the Chitinophagaceae bacterium genome encodes the following:
- the rseP gene encoding RIP metalloprotease RseP: MDILIKAGQLFLSLSILILLHELGHFMAARLFKTRVEKFYLFFNPWFEIFKFKRGETEYGLGWLPLGGYVKIAGMIDESMDKEAMKLPAQPYEFRSKPAWQRLIIMLGGIIMNVLLGIFIYWMLLFFVGEEYIPTTNLKYGIAVDSIGREMGFQNGDKILDVDGKPVENFNRVTSTIIIDMAQSVTVERNGQQVKVPIDQLMIKKAIDNKSVDFISARMPFVVKAFSANSIAKSAGMEVNDQVLSINNQPAFFYDEVRNQLTANSGKDIEIVLLRNQDTVATKMLLGSDGLLGVQVAPGTDFMETKVIKYTLVSALPAGVHKAWETLSNYVKQFGLIFSSKVQGYKHVGGFISIANAFEPTWNWLAFWSFTGFLSIALAFMNLLPIPALDGGHVMFTLYEMITRRKPNEKFLEYAQVAGMIILLTLLVYANGNDIVGLFR; the protein is encoded by the coding sequence ATGGACATTCTCATAAAAGCCGGACAGTTATTCTTAAGTCTTTCCATCCTCATTTTATTGCACGAGTTAGGCCATTTCATGGCGGCTCGTTTATTTAAAACACGGGTAGAGAAATTTTACCTCTTCTTTAATCCATGGTTCGAAATATTTAAATTTAAAAGAGGAGAAACAGAATATGGATTGGGATGGTTACCCTTGGGCGGGTACGTAAAAATTGCGGGAATGATTGATGAATCTATGGATAAGGAAGCGATGAAGCTTCCCGCGCAACCTTATGAATTCCGCTCTAAACCCGCCTGGCAACGATTGATCATCATGCTCGGTGGAATTATCATGAATGTGCTGCTCGGCATTTTTATTTATTGGATGTTGTTGTTTTTCGTTGGGGAAGAATACATACCTACCACCAATCTTAAGTATGGCATTGCTGTAGATTCTATTGGCCGGGAAATGGGATTTCAGAATGGCGATAAAATTCTGGATGTAGATGGTAAGCCGGTAGAGAATTTCAACAGGGTTACTTCCACCATTATTATTGATATGGCGCAGAGCGTAACGGTTGAACGAAACGGACAACAGGTGAAAGTTCCGATTGACCAACTCATGATCAAGAAAGCTATTGACAATAAATCGGTTGATTTTATCTCGGCAAGGATGCCTTTTGTTGTCAAAGCATTTTCCGCCAACTCTATTGCAAAGTCTGCAGGCATGGAAGTGAATGACCAGGTGCTGTCAATAAATAATCAACCTGCTTTCTTTTACGATGAAGTGCGCAACCAGTTAACGGCCAACAGCGGAAAGGATATTGAAATTGTACTGCTCAGAAACCAGGACACTGTTGCCACGAAGATGCTGCTTGGTTCCGACGGATTATTAGGAGTGCAGGTAGCGCCGGGAACCGACTTCATGGAAACAAAGGTGATTAAGTATACCCTGGTCAGCGCATTGCCTGCAGGTGTTCATAAAGCGTGGGAAACGTTAAGCAACTATGTAAAGCAATTCGGGTTGATCTTTTCTTCGAAGGTGCAAGGCTATAAGCATGTAGGTGGATTCATCAGCATTGCGAATGCGTTTGAACCTACCTGGAACTGGCTGGCCTTCTGGTCCTTCACCGGATTTCTTTCCATTGCACTGGCTTTCATGAACCTGTTACCGATTCCTGCGCTGGATGGAGGACATGTGATGTTCACCTTATATGAAATGATTACGCGCAGAAAGCCGAATGAAAAATTCCTCGAGTATGCACAAGTGGCTGGCATGATCATCCTGCTCACGTTACTGGTCTACGCCAATGGAAACGATATTGTAGGATTGTTCAGGTAG
- the hscB gene encoding Fe-S protein assembly co-chaperone HscB → MNYFELYELPISFIVDQDQVKKKFLELSKKFHPDFFVNEGEAKQQEVLEKSTMNTRAFQALSDFDKRMQYILELKQLISEGERYELSPVFLMDMMDINEALMDLENEKDQHKIEALRKQVTALFEELYDEVRSEITSYRDDTADEDVLKKIKDYYYRKKYLLRIQRSLDTFAARS, encoded by the coding sequence ATGAACTACTTCGAGTTATACGAACTGCCCATATCTTTTATAGTGGATCAGGACCAGGTAAAGAAGAAATTCCTTGAGCTCAGTAAAAAATTCCATCCTGATTTTTTTGTGAACGAAGGAGAAGCAAAGCAGCAGGAAGTGCTGGAGAAATCCACAATGAATACGCGCGCTTTCCAGGCATTGTCTGATTTTGACAAGCGCATGCAATACATTCTTGAATTGAAGCAACTGATTTCAGAAGGAGAGCGCTATGAATTGTCTCCTGTGTTTTTAATGGACATGATGGACATCAATGAAGCACTGATGGATTTGGAAAATGAAAAGGATCAGCATAAGATCGAAGCACTGCGCAAACAAGTTACCGCTTTGTTTGAAGAGCTGTATGATGAAGTGCGCAGTGAAATAACATCCTACCGGGATGACACTGCAGATGAAGATGTATTGAAGAAAATCAAAGACTATTATTACCGCAAGAAATACCTGTTGCGCATTCAGCGGAGTTTAGATACTTTTGCTGCCCGTTCGTGA
- a CDS encoding SRPBCC domain-containing protein has protein sequence MKSNITGHTTITIDAPASKVWDALTKPEIIKQYFFGTNANSDWKVGSPLIFTGEWEGKSYTDKGTVLENEPGKLLKYNYWSSMSGIEDKPENYADITFDLSENNNHTTLTVTQENIPDEKMKAHSESNWNMVLENMKKLLEK, from the coding sequence ATGAAATCGAACATAACCGGCCATACTACTATCACAATTGATGCCCCGGCTTCTAAAGTTTGGGATGCATTGACCAAACCGGAAATCATCAAGCAATATTTTTTCGGTACGAATGCGAATAGTGATTGGAAAGTAGGCAGCCCCTTAATTTTTACCGGAGAATGGGAAGGCAAATCCTATACTGATAAAGGAACTGTACTCGAAAATGAACCGGGCAAGCTGCTCAAATACAATTACTGGAGTTCGATGTCTGGCATTGAAGATAAGCCGGAGAACTATGCTGACATTACATTTGATTTGTCAGAAAATAATAACCATACCACACTTACTGTTACACAGGAAAATATCCCTGACGAAAAAATGAAAGCACATTCAGAGTCCAACTGGAATATGGTGTTGGAGAATATGAAAAAATTGTTGGAGAAGTAA
- a CDS encoding endonuclease/exonuclease/phosphatase family protein, whose amino-acid sequence MKILLISLLFNQLLMAQEVSIMSYNIRYGTAADGENHWEKRKNKVADLMNYYAADFIGMQEAQKMQIAFLLQQMPQYDVIGKPRTNDENAEYSDIFYNKSRFDLFQQNTFWLSKTPDTISIGWDAALPRIATYGLFKFKDHKKFIWIINAHFDHLGATARLESAKMIVEKIAELRKAKDCEVVFMGDLNSKPDESPVQYLFQHLLEARTHCLTKPYGEKDTWNNFHFQEKPNGQIDYIFIADTGDLQIKKYITIDDFYDFKYPSDHLPVMATLWY is encoded by the coding sequence ATGAAAATACTCCTTATCTCTTTATTGTTTAATCAATTATTAATGGCGCAGGAAGTGAGCATTATGAGTTATAACATCCGTTATGGCACAGCAGCAGATGGAGAAAATCATTGGGAGAAACGGAAAAATAAAGTAGCTGATTTAATGAATTATTATGCTGCTGATTTTATCGGCATGCAGGAAGCGCAAAAAATGCAGATAGCTTTTTTGCTGCAACAGATGCCCCAATACGATGTGATCGGAAAACCGAGAACGAACGATGAAAACGCCGAGTACTCGGATATTTTTTACAACAAGAGCAGGTTTGATCTGTTTCAGCAAAACACATTCTGGTTATCGAAGACTCCTGATACTATTTCGATAGGATGGGACGCTGCGCTCCCAAGAATTGCCACGTATGGTTTATTCAAATTTAAAGACCATAAGAAATTTATTTGGATCATCAACGCCCATTTTGATCACCTGGGTGCCACTGCACGTTTGGAATCCGCTAAAATGATTGTTGAGAAGATCGCGGAATTGAGGAAAGCAAAGGACTGCGAGGTTGTGTTTATGGGCGATCTGAATTCGAAGCCTGATGAGTCGCCCGTGCAATATTTATTTCAGCATCTATTGGAAGCAAGGACACATTGCCTTACAAAGCCGTACGGAGAAAAAGATACCTGGAACAATTTCCATTTCCAGGAAAAACCAAACGGACAAATTGATTATATTTTTATTGCTGATACCGGTGATCTGCAAATTAAAAAATACATCACCATCGATGATTTTTATGACTTTAAATATCCATCAGATCATTTGCCGGTGATGGCAACATTGTGGTATTGA
- a CDS encoding PKD domain-containing protein translates to MKNNFLLLITVFRQSIIAFTCCFGIVCKSEAQNLVPNPGFESFTTCPVGFSEFNGHVSNWINPSIASPDYMNACANPFPAGVPENGTGYQLAHGGNAYVGCYLSGGGIYMEYVQVQLAATLEAGKTYQFKMYTVLHNNSNKATDDVGAYISVAAPTSTGTGYLSGYPEPQITNPSGSVITDTLNWQLVSGTYTATGGENYLTIGHFKPDAQTIYLSLPYGSQGAYYYFDDISLEPMQSVGFNASDTSVCEKFCIDFTDQSTNDPVSWLWNFPGGTPSSSSLQNPFQVCYQEPGVFDVTLITTNANGSDTLTLTDYVTVHSTPPIPAILQDGFTLTCSSAFSYQWQFNAVDIPGATDQTYVVTQSGTYTVIVLDENGCKNSESHEVIISGVDEIMNESNVVVYPNPNNGHFILDGFLKPGDIVSIEIENAMGMMVYSKEEKLKGNSIPIAISHLSPGVYVINLKTNGGVISKKLLIE, encoded by the coding sequence ATGAAAAACAATTTCTTGCTTTTGATTACGGTGTTTCGCCAGTCTATAATTGCTTTTACATGTTGCTTTGGTATAGTTTGTAAGAGCGAGGCACAAAATCTTGTTCCCAATCCCGGCTTCGAATCATTTACTACCTGCCCGGTTGGGTTTTCTGAATTCAATGGTCATGTAAGCAATTGGATCAATCCGAGTATTGCCTCTCCTGATTATATGAATGCATGCGCGAATCCATTTCCCGCCGGTGTTCCTGAAAATGGAACCGGTTATCAGCTAGCGCATGGAGGCAACGCTTATGTTGGATGCTATTTATCAGGAGGAGGAATTTATATGGAATATGTGCAGGTGCAACTTGCTGCAACGCTGGAAGCAGGTAAAACATATCAGTTTAAGATGTACACGGTACTACATAACAATTCAAATAAGGCAACTGATGATGTAGGCGCATATATTTCAGTAGCGGCCCCGACTTCTACAGGAACAGGATATCTTTCGGGATATCCGGAACCACAGATCACTAACCCTTCCGGAAGTGTGATTACAGATACGCTGAACTGGCAATTGGTTTCAGGTACTTACACTGCTACAGGCGGAGAAAACTATCTTACGATTGGTCATTTCAAACCTGATGCGCAAACGATTTATTTGTCATTGCCCTATGGAAGTCAGGGCGCCTACTATTACTTTGATGATATCTCATTGGAACCCATGCAGAGTGTTGGATTTAATGCCTCGGATACAAGTGTTTGTGAAAAGTTTTGCATTGATTTTACAGATCAATCGACAAATGATCCTGTTTCATGGCTGTGGAATTTCCCCGGAGGAACACCTTCTTCTTCTTCCTTACAAAATCCATTTCAGGTTTGTTACCAGGAACCTGGTGTATTTGATGTAACGCTGATCACCACGAATGCAAATGGCAGTGACACGCTAACACTTACAGATTATGTAACGGTGCATTCAACACCACCTATACCTGCTATTCTGCAAGATGGATTTACGTTGACCTGCAGCAGCGCATTCAGTTACCAATGGCAATTCAATGCTGTTGATATTCCGGGTGCCACCGATCAAACTTATGTTGTTACGCAAAGCGGAACATACACCGTAATTGTTTTGGATGAAAATGGATGTAAGAATTCTGAGAGCCATGAGGTCATTATCAGTGGCGTTGATGAAATCATGAATGAATCAAATGTTGTGGTGTATCCGAATCCGAACAATGGCCATTTCATACTTGATGGATTTTTAAAGCCGGGAGATATTGTTTCGATTGAAATTGAAAACGCAATGGGCATGATGGTTTACAGTAAGGAAGAAAAATTGAAGGGTAATTCAATTCCTATTGCAATCAGTCACCTTTCACCTGGTGTTTATGTGATTAATCTGAAAACAAATGGTGGAGTGATTTCAAAAAAACTTTTGATAGAATGA
- a CDS encoding sugar porter family MFS transporter, translating into MNSKLILWSITVGLGGFLFGLDVAVISGAEQDIQQLWHLDGWSHGLAIAMALYGTVIGAMFGGVPADNYGRKKTLIAIGVLFFFSAIGSAIADSVNVFMIFRFIGGLSIGASSVVAPVYISEIAPPKYRGRMGISFQMNIVLGILIAYVSNYLLEGGANDWRWMLGIVAIPALFFSLLMLFTPETPRWLLLHKGDESKARDILSITEDNVDEAVIAIKKSAEEQLKGHKESLFQKKYFKLILLAFLFAAFNQLSGINAIIYYAPRIFEMTGSAKSGALLSTIGIGVVNLIFTILGWVLIDRVGRKVLMYIGSIGYIVSLALVAGAFFNESYANVPVYVFMFIASHAIGQGSVIWVFISEIFPNAVRASGMALGCLTHWIFAAIIANIFPVLADQYGGGVIFSFFSVMMVFQLIYVWVMMPETKGVSLEELQKKLTQS; encoded by the coding sequence ATGAACAGCAAACTCATATTATGGTCCATCACTGTCGGCCTTGGTGGTTTTTTGTTTGGTCTTGATGTTGCCGTTATTTCAGGGGCAGAACAGGACATCCAACAGCTCTGGCATCTTGATGGCTGGAGTCATGGGTTGGCTATTGCGATGGCATTGTATGGAACTGTGATTGGTGCAATGTTTGGCGGCGTTCCTGCAGACAATTATGGTAGGAAAAAAACACTGATTGCAATTGGTGTGCTCTTCTTTTTTTCTGCAATAGGTTCTGCGATTGCAGATAGCGTAAACGTTTTCATGATCTTTCGTTTCATTGGCGGACTGAGCATCGGTGCCTCCTCTGTAGTGGCACCTGTTTACATTTCTGAAATCGCACCACCCAAATACCGTGGAAGAATGGGCATTTCTTTTCAGATGAATATCGTGCTGGGTATTTTGATCGCGTATGTTTCCAACTACCTGTTGGAAGGAGGTGCAAATGATTGGCGCTGGATGCTTGGCATCGTTGCAATTCCTGCACTCTTCTTTTCTTTATTGATGCTGTTTACTCCGGAAACACCACGTTGGCTGCTGTTACATAAGGGTGATGAAAGCAAGGCAAGAGATATATTGTCAATTACAGAAGACAACGTTGACGAGGCCGTGATCGCAATTAAGAAATCTGCAGAGGAGCAACTGAAAGGTCATAAAGAAAGTCTGTTTCAAAAGAAGTATTTCAAATTGATTCTGCTTGCATTTTTGTTTGCAGCCTTCAACCAGTTGTCAGGTATCAATGCGATCATTTACTATGCACCGCGCATTTTTGAAATGACAGGTTCTGCAAAATCAGGAGCATTACTTTCAACTATTGGTATTGGTGTTGTGAATTTAATTTTCACCATTCTCGGCTGGGTATTGATTGATCGTGTGGGGAGAAAGGTATTGATGTACATCGGTTCCATCGGATACATTGTTTCCTTAGCGTTGGTTGCAGGTGCATTCTTTAATGAATCGTATGCGAATGTTCCTGTTTATGTTTTCATGTTCATTGCTTCGCATGCAATAGGTCAGGGTTCAGTTATCTGGGTATTCATTTCTGAAATATTTCCAAATGCAGTGCGTGCTTCCGGAATGGCCCTGGGTTGTCTTACGCATTGGATTTTTGCAGCCATTATTGCCAACATTTTTCCGGTGCTGGCAGATCAGTATGGAGGAGGTGTGATCTTTTCTTTCTTCAGTGTGATGATGGTGTTTCAACTCATTTATGTTTGGGTAATGATGCCGGAGACGAAGGGCGTTTCGTTGGAGGAACTTCAGAAGAAATTGACGCAGAGTTGA
- a CDS encoding polyprenol monophosphomannose synthase: MKNSLIVIPTFNELENISRMIREIFSLYTDTNLLIIDDASPDGTATAVKELQKEFPDRLFIEERDRKQGLGTAYIKGFKWAIERHYEFIFEMDADFSHPPKDLQQLYNACAFEGYDVAIGSRYVKGGQVMNWPTGRVLMSYYASIYVRVITWMPIRDTTAGFVCYRKKVLETIDLDKIKFAGYAFQIEMKFAAWKLGFKIKEVPIVFSDRLEGISKMSKGIFNEAATGVLKMKWKSFFESYSRN, from the coding sequence TTGAAGAACTCCCTCATCGTAATACCAACCTTTAATGAACTGGAAAATATTTCCAGGATGATCCGTGAGATTTTTTCTCTTTATACGGACACAAATCTACTTATTATAGATGATGCATCGCCGGATGGAACGGCAACGGCCGTAAAAGAATTGCAAAAAGAATTTCCGGACAGATTGTTTATTGAAGAACGCGATCGGAAACAGGGCCTCGGAACTGCTTACATAAAAGGATTCAAATGGGCTATTGAACGCCACTATGAATTCATTTTTGAAATGGATGCCGATTTCTCACATCCGCCCAAAGACCTGCAGCAACTCTACAACGCTTGTGCTTTTGAAGGTTATGATGTTGCGATCGGTTCACGATATGTTAAAGGTGGACAGGTGATGAACTGGCCCACCGGGCGGGTATTGATGAGTTATTATGCATCCATTTATGTAAGAGTGATTACATGGATGCCCATACGTGATACCACGGCAGGTTTCGTTTGCTACCGGAAAAAAGTATTGGAAACCATTGACCTTGATAAAATAAAATTCGCCGGATATGCCTTCCAGATTGAAATGAAATTCGCGGCCTGGAAACTCGGATTTAAGATTAAAGAAGTCCCGATTGTCTTCAGTGATCGCCTTGAAGGAATTTCCAAAATGAGCAAAGGCATTTTTAATGAAGCTGCTACCGGTGTTTTGAAAATGAAGTGGAAGAGTTTTTTTGAGAGCTACAGCAGGAATTAA
- a CDS encoding 3'-5' exonuclease encodes MELKLTRPLAFVDLETTGINFAKDRIVEIAVLKLMPDGNVHEKQTRVNPLIPIPAVVTAIHGITDEDVKDAPTFEQIAKQYFIFLDECDLAGFNSTRFDFPILLEEFHRAGVIFDVSARKFVDVQRIYHNLEPRNLAAAYKFYCKKELIDAHSAMADVKATYEVLKSQLDQYPDTLKNDVDFLHDFSKDGDYVDLGKRMYYENKIEMFNFGKHKGKVVTEIFKIEPSYFDWLMKSEFPLDFKEKIKGIRERMRK; translated from the coding sequence ATGGAATTAAAACTCACGCGACCCCTTGCATTCGTAGACCTTGAAACCACGGGTATCAACTTCGCCAAAGACCGAATTGTTGAAATAGCCGTGCTGAAACTGATGCCGGATGGAAATGTGCACGAAAAGCAAACGCGTGTAAATCCACTGATACCTATTCCTGCTGTAGTAACTGCCATACATGGCATTACTGATGAAGATGTGAAGGATGCACCCACCTTTGAACAGATTGCAAAACAGTATTTTATTTTCCTGGATGAATGTGATCTGGCAGGATTCAATTCCACCCGATTTGATTTTCCGATACTACTCGAAGAATTTCACCGTGCAGGAGTGATCTTTGATGTCAGTGCCAGGAAATTTGTGGATGTACAACGAATTTACCACAACCTCGAACCACGGAACCTCGCTGCTGCCTATAAATTTTACTGTAAGAAAGAACTGATAGATGCACATAGCGCTATGGCAGATGTGAAGGCAACCTACGAAGTGCTGAAATCACAATTGGATCAGTATCCCGATACACTTAAAAATGATGTTGATTTCCTGCATGATTTCTCAAAAGACGGTGATTATGTTGACCTTGGAAAAAGGATGTACTATGAGAACAAGATCGAAATGTTCAATTTTGGAAAGCACAAAGGAAAAGTAGTAACAGAAATTTTTAAAATTGAACCCAGCTATTTCGATTGGCTGATGAAAAGTGAATTTCCATTAGACTTTAAAGAAAAAATAAAAGGCATCCGCGAACGGATGAGAAAATAA
- a CDS encoding peptidoglycan synthetase, with the protein MNVHFIAIGGSVMHNLAIALSLKGYTVTGSDDEVFEPAKSSLRKYGLLPPSLGWDENKITSSLDAIVLGMHARADNPELLKAKKLGIKIYSFPEFLYEQSKHKTRVVIGGSHGKTTITAMILHMLKKNGVDFDYMVGAKLQGFDIMVRLSESAPVMIFEGDEYPDSAINKTPKFHLYHPDIALISGIAWDHINVFPTFENYVAQFKIFVDLIPQSGLLIFNSEDEEVMHIASSTNPALQKIPYATPDFTIEAGLTYLKRNDESIPLKIFGRHNLQNMMGAIEVCKALGISETDCLDAIRDFTGAARRLELLDQTTTSAVFKDFAHSPSKLKATIAAVNEQYPKRTLVACMELHTYSSLNKSFLTEYRNSLKDAAVKIIFYDAHTFEIKKLDPLTPDLIREAFNDDSIIIFTDKTSLHQFLVSQSWKQANLLLMSSGNFGGLDLKELSTFVSTHS; encoded by the coding sequence ATGAATGTCCACTTTATAGCAATCGGCGGAAGTGTTATGCACAACCTCGCTATTGCATTGAGCCTGAAAGGCTACACCGTAACAGGTTCCGACGATGAGGTTTTTGAACCTGCAAAAAGCAGTCTCAGGAAATATGGCTTGCTGCCACCTTCATTGGGTTGGGACGAAAATAAAATTACATCCTCGCTTGATGCAATTGTTTTGGGCATGCATGCCAGGGCCGACAATCCTGAATTGTTAAAAGCAAAAAAACTGGGGATAAAAATCTATTCCTTTCCAGAATTTTTATACGAACAATCAAAGCACAAGACTCGTGTAGTAATTGGAGGAAGCCATGGAAAAACAACCATCACGGCCATGATTCTTCACATGCTGAAAAAAAACGGGGTTGATTTTGATTACATGGTGGGCGCAAAATTACAGGGCTTCGACATTATGGTTCGCCTGTCGGAATCTGCACCCGTAATGATTTTCGAAGGTGATGAATATCCTGATTCCGCTATCAATAAAACTCCAAAGTTTCATTTGTATCATCCGGATATCGCCCTTATCAGCGGCATTGCCTGGGATCACATCAACGTGTTTCCCACCTTTGAAAATTATGTTGCTCAATTTAAAATCTTTGTGGATCTCATTCCGCAAAGTGGCTTATTGATTTTTAATTCGGAAGATGAGGAAGTAATGCATATCGCATCATCAACTAATCCTGCATTGCAAAAGATTCCATATGCAACTCCTGACTTCACGATAGAAGCTGGCCTCACCTACCTGAAACGAAATGATGAAAGTATTCCTTTAAAAATATTCGGAAGACATAACCTGCAGAATATGATGGGCGCCATTGAAGTATGTAAAGCGCTTGGTATCAGTGAAACAGATTGCCTCGATGCCATTCGCGATTTTACCGGTGCTGCAAGGCGACTTGAATTGCTCGATCAAACCACCACATCGGCTGTCTTCAAAGATTTCGCGCACTCACCTTCAAAACTCAAAGCAACGATTGCAGCAGTGAATGAGCAGTATCCAAAACGCACACTGGTGGCCTGTATGGAACTTCATACCTATAGCAGTCTGAACAAATCATTTCTTACTGAATACCGGAACAGTTTGAAAGATGCTGCCGTAAAGATTATTTTTTATGATGCCCATACTTTCGAAATTAAAAAACTCGATCCGCTCACCCCTGATTTGATAAGAGAAGCATTCAACGACGATTCAATAATAATATTTACAGACAAAACATCGCTTCATCAATTCCTGGTATCGCAATCATGGAAACAAGCGAACCTGCTATTGATGAGCTCAGGTAATTTCGGCGGATTGGATTTAAAAGAGTTGAGTACATTTGTCAGCACTCATTCATAA